A genomic region of Salinibacter pepae contains the following coding sequences:
- a CDS encoding DUF434 domain-containing protein translates to MPVNRGAHPEDPGLFGDDQRGRLRAAVRDLSWLRTRGYSGDSAPELVGNRYQLKRRQRDAVARSSCSDADRAHRLQGRLPPDAIAGQELHLDGFNVLITIEAMLGGAYTFVGRDAAYRDVDPVEGTYRIAHQTAPALRHLADTLQALRPARVTWHLDRSVSNVGRVADRIADLSAEAERPWTLTAHAGVDATLKGASAPVVTSDSAVLDARDAWLPLEGLVHARHVPDAHVVDLRPDGERSREAW, encoded by the coding sequence ATGCCTGTGAATCGTGGGGCCCATCCGGAGGACCCCGGACTGTTCGGGGACGACCAGCGTGGTCGGCTCCGGGCCGCCGTGCGGGATCTGTCGTGGCTTCGCACCCGGGGCTACAGCGGGGACAGTGCCCCGGAGCTGGTGGGAAACCGGTACCAACTGAAGCGCCGCCAGCGCGACGCGGTCGCGCGGTCGTCCTGCAGCGACGCCGACCGAGCGCACCGGCTTCAGGGGCGCCTGCCCCCGGACGCCATCGCGGGGCAGGAGCTTCACCTCGACGGCTTCAACGTGCTCATTACCATCGAGGCGATGCTCGGCGGGGCGTACACGTTTGTGGGGCGCGATGCCGCCTACCGCGACGTAGATCCCGTGGAGGGCACCTACCGCATTGCCCACCAGACCGCGCCTGCCCTGCGGCACCTTGCGGACACCCTGCAGGCCTTGCGCCCGGCGCGGGTCACGTGGCACCTCGATCGCTCGGTCTCAAACGTCGGGCGCGTGGCGGATCGGATTGCGGACCTCTCCGCCGAGGCGGAGCGCCCCTGGACCCTCACTGCGCACGCGGGGGTAGACGCCACATTGAAGGGGGCATCCGCCCCAGTTGTGACCAGCGACAGCGCGGTTCTCGATGCACGCGACGCGTGGCTGCCGTTGGAGGGGCTCGTTCATGCCCGCCACGTCCCCGATGCGCACGTCGTTGATCTCCGACCCGATGGGGAGCGCTCTCGGGAGGCTTGGTAG